The DNA sequence AGAAGTGTGAGAAACCCCATAGGAACAACAACAAAACCAGTAAATTCCCACAAGTGGGTCTGGAGAAGGCAAGATGTACGCAGCCCTAACCCTACCCTGGAAGGAGAGGTTTTTTAGGATAGACCCTCAAgctaaagaaaagatgaaaagaaTTAATGGCAGCAAGTAGAACCACACTAATGAATTAGCTTAGCAGATTAAACAACACTAACTATTGCAAGATTGTCCAATTTGCAGTCAAAATCTTTCAGTTCAATTTCAAACTGAACTTAAACAGAAACAAAACTAATAACAAAACATGTCTAATTTAGAAACACTAAAATGCATGCATAAACTTCATATAGCAAAAAGATCAAAACTTGAACCAAAgcaaaagatttaaaaaaaaatatacaaaaccaCAAAGCATTAATTTGGAAACACACTAAGCTGAAACAGAGAATAAAAAGTCCAAAAAAGTCAAGAACCAAAACCAAGAATTAACTGAGAAACCCCATAGCAGAGACCAAGAATACAGTAACTTGCTTGATTATTTACATATTTAGAGAAAAGAGACCAAGTGTGCATATAGGTTTTTTAACAGCGTATGTCGGTGCAGTCTTAACTGCAATAAGCCCTCTATGAGGGCTGACCTTTGCCTCAGTTGGACTATGTTCACTTCAAATAATCAAGAGATGCAACTACTTAGACTTTCATGATTAATACTATGGGAAAAGGTACAAACATGAATCTTGTAAAGAGTGACTGGTCATCCTAGTTATTGCTTTGTAACGCTAGTTAGCAGCACAATCATTATGATCATGTCTCTGCCCTCTTTTATCCACGTGATTGTTTTTTATTCTAGTGGTCTCACAATGTCAAAACTCCCACATCCTTAAGCCATATAATGATGATTATTATGAGAGCACAGCAACACAAATAGAGTTCCGTAGTAAGAATACACTTTCTCTGAACACCTTCGGCGCTTAAGCAGATAAATTCAAACTCAATGATTGTCATCAACAAGATGTAATTTACATGGAACATCATTATAAGCCAATTGCTGGATACAATGCTTGCCACTTGGCTTGCTTTCTCCCAACAAACCTAAAAGAGAAACTTTTCACTAAAGAACTAACCTTATACTTAGCAGGAAGAAAACGAAATTGCTGCTTCAGTGTATCAACAGTGGAATATTTAGATGCAGCTTCAATCTGAAACAAATTATAAACACAGTTACGCAAAATACTCTTGACCACCTACAAATTATATGGTGAAAATTGGCATCGTTATATTTGTACCTTAACAGGATTTCTCAAACAAGCCCTCTGAAGTTTCTTTACCTGTAGTTTAGTGTACAGATATATTAAGAATCAGACTTCCCATGCAAAAAGTTTACTCCTCGAAGGTTTCATCAAGAGTGGCACAGCAGAAACTATTAGGCATAAAAATAAATTCCTTAAAGAGAAGCAGAACAGGAGCAAATTAACTTGCCATTCACAACAACCCCACCTTCTCATTTTTCTTTCCCAGACAATTTCATGTAATAATCATATTGCTATTACGATACAGAGAATAAGTGCATCCACTGCCATATGATATTtggaaaataaaaaaggaaaattttCATTCCTACCCAAGTACTCAGGAAAAATACCTATCCGCCATCAGAGAAGGGAATTTCTCTTAAGAACAGAACCTAGAAAGAGAAATTATCCACACAGAGAATAGACCATTTATGATTAACAATGGATTCATATAAACCGCGTGAAAGCTAACCTTGTTGGACATTGTAGCAGAAAATAGGTAAGTCCTTCGATCATGAGGGATCGCATGCAAAATCTTATCAAGGGCcttttcaaattcctcatctaGCAGCCTGTCTGCCTCATCCAATACCTGTTGCATGTACAACAAGTTCATGACTCAGAATACGCATGCATGCTTATCCAACTAAAGTAATCTGTTGTGATACACATATTTATATTTTCAAGAAACCTAGACTTGGTTACGAATGGAAATCAAGATATTAAAAGATGGAATTCTAAAACAAGTCTGAATACCATTCGCATCGAATATAATGaactgtattttatttttggataCATATTGCTTCAAATTAATGAATTTCTTGCTTGGTCCAATTGTCCGCACCTAAGGCGATGTGCCAGTGTGCCTCATGCTGTAGTTGGGGGAAAAGCATTTAACTGTCAACCCACATGGAGATGAGCAAGTTTCAGAGGAACATATGTAGTCAAATGCTTTCTGCGGCTCAATATGTTGGAAAGTTAAAAAGTAAAGACGTCAATGCTGCAGGAAAAAATGACAAGCAGCTTCACCTCTGACGAGATATACTGTATGCACGCTGTGGGAAAAATGGACCAGACGGCATTCGAAATCATATGACTTGCCAAACATCAAAAGGCCTAGCCTCGAACATGCAGCAAATATCACTTTTAATGTCAACAGTGACATAATAACATATCATTCAACCAAATGTCATGAATCAACATTGCACTTTTGGGTTTTCatccaaaagaaaacaaaaagagtaCATAAACAGGCAGAATGAGAACATCTCTGGAACATTTTCAGCATAAGACTCAATGGACAAACTTACCAAGTACTTTATCGTACGAAGAGAAAACCCTTTAGTATTGGCAAGATGATCCAGTAGCCGACCAGGTGTTGCCACCTACATCAGACAGCATCCAAATGAGCACTCAAACAAATGTCAGAGATTAAGCATATTAAAAATCTGTAACAACATACAATAGCTTTAGCAAATCTAGTGTAACAAGTCGTCCACATGGCTTACTAGATCTCTGACACAAAAATGTGGTACTAGATATCAGTACTTACAACAATGTGAGGTCTTTTCCCAAGGGCGATGCTCTGCTGTACTGGACCTATCCCACCAACCAGCTGTGAAACAATTACAAGCAATCATTTAACAAAACAACGTCTAGCTGAATGCCAATGTCAACCATCATATATGACTGTTTCAATTCTAACACGGTCTACCCTGTTCTACAGACACATCGCTACAAATACCCATTGTCTAACAAGTGGTTATCAACCCTTTGGATTACATTTGAAGGTGAAAATGAGAAGTTCATGCATGTAAATATGACTTAGTCAAGCTAACCACTGCACATTTTACTCCAACACCGGATCCTAAAGCTTCAAATTGTTCAGCAATTTGAATCGCGAGCTCTCTGGAATACACAAAGAAAAACGTTGGAGATTAAATCACCAAAGAGCTACAAAATAAGACAAGTAATCAGACGAATAAGGGACCTCGTTGGAGAGAGAACGCAGGCATAAAAGGCATGCGGAGAATCTAATAGGGCCTGCAGTATAGGAATTGCAAAAGCTCCAGTCTTTCCAGAACCCGTTTGAGCCAGACCAATTAAGTCTTTGCCTAGAACAAAACCCAATCAAATAGTTTATAAGAATTAATACTTTCACCAAATAGAGGATGATATACAAAAGGTTCAAATAATAAAAAGGGATCAAAATACAAATAATGTTCTTTAGAAAGGTCTTCCAAACAAGCATACAAATTGGAATACTTTTGAGTGCTTCAAAGTCCAATGATAGATAAGAAAATGTATGATGCCAGCAATTTCGGAAATGAACTTTATGCCGTCAAAGGATCTCCCTCCCctacctcccccccccccaaattttccACTTCAATGTATGTGGAATCACTGCAAAAAGCTCACCCCCCTACTAGTTTATTAGCAGCACTCACATTGTTTGCTTGACTGAATTTTGCATGGTCCACCAAACGTCCCTCAAATGCAACATTATATTCCATAACTTAGTGGAAAATTTGCATTGTACAAACATATGGTTTTCTGACCAGCTAGGAGTCATATAAGGACCTTACAGGAAACCCACATTACCTTTCCCCTAGCCATTCCAAATTTTCAAGTTTCTAAAGAATTTATAGTTCAAAAATATTCTATTCCATGACACTAGATTGTATCAAATACCATCACTTGAGGCAATTGCATAAAGCTGCTGTTATCTAGATTTGAATGTGCTCTGCCTACAGCACCATTGTATCCAGAAACTAATTCTCTATCCCTAATGACAGGTATTTCATcagaacccccccccccctctctccCCAGGACTAgtgtttaaaattttcaaaagttACCCTTTAATTTATAACAATCTGAATCTACACCCTCCCAGTAGCCAAAAAAGGAAGATTCCTAATTCACAACTCATCCCAACACTTAATTACCTCTCTCCATAAATTTGCTCTACAACAAAATGTTATGTCTCTATTTCGCACTTCTCTATTATCATAAAGCTAGAATTTTCCAGTACTTCTCAAACAATGGCTTCCACAAAATCATGTCTTCAGATGTTCTGCTACCACGGGCAAAATAGGATAGTGGAAGTTTCAACCCCACAACCTAAAACACACTAGCATAATCAGCTTAGAACTTTAAACCTATTTTAATTATTAGCACATAGCTTAAATCCACTTGAAATATCATATTTATAAGGAGAAAACAGGTAAAAGATAAGCAAGAAAGAGAACATACGCAAAGGAAAAGATGAAAAACATAAAGAAGGGAAGATTGAAAAAACCTTCAAAGGCATGAGGAATAGCTTCAACTTGTATTTTAGAAGGAGTTTTCCAACCCAAATTATCACAAGCCTCAATCAGTTGATCAGAAACTCCCAATTCTTTGAAAGACTTCGCTTCCTCTTTGGATTCCTCCATTTAGCGGTTCTCCACAGTGGATTCTATTAAGACAGTAACTTCAAATCAACAAACTGAATCTCGTTACTGAAAAGGGACTTAAAGCAAACCGAAAAGTAATCTTTCtcccaatttctttctttttattctaGTCCATTTAATAATCCTCTTTATTTtccaaaaacaaataaacaatCTCTCACAAAAATCGACTCTGGATATttcccttcaacttttcaataCTCAAAGCAGCAAATTTATTGGGAAGATTAAAAAAAATGACTTATGAAGCaaaatatattcaatattaacTTATTGATGAAGTTTGTAACTCTCATACTTTATCTAAGCCATCTATGATTATCAAATAGCTCATTCAAAGGCATTTACAATCCAATGTAaagttacttttttttatttgagAAAAAAAAACAATCCAATGTGAAGTCACCTAAGATAAGAAAGACGAATTGTACCATTTAAAGGACAAAATTTATCTCGTGTATAACTCAACAACATATTAACAAAtaactgtcacacctcttttttcccgaggggataagggagtttttccaattgaagTGATGTTAAtcaaaatgggattatttattaaattcaGAGTCACCAATTaggataattattatggtgtcacAAGTCACCGgtttttaaaatcccaaatcgaggaaacttGACTCCGTTCTAAAGTCTGCGaaaccagaagaccgggtaaggaattctgttcaTACGGGAGAAGGTGTTATGCACtcccgaattccgtggttttatCACGATCGCTTTACAATCatatacctggcttaattaacgGATTATTACgtgttttagaacctatgtgcGTTTTACCTTTTACCACTTTTTTTATAAATGTGGTGTCCGAGCCAGCTTGCGTGAacctcgactaattccatggGATACCTGCCACCTCTCACCAGCAACAGGTATTagataactctatccaccaaaCCTTGGATAGAtgcgaagaaatcacctagtatttgcctgcgctgggatttgaacctgagacctcatggttctcacccacttcattgaccactaggccacacccttgggtgcaccTTTTACCGCTTTTTATTGCTCAATTATTCTTAATTGTGatattatcttgaaacgaatcatgtgtacgtgtattcgttttgtttggtgGGTTAAGAATCAtgccacgcgtacgtgtacacaattaataacactttattattatcaAGATTGTTTGGTCAAGgtcgcgcgaacgcgtaccttaatttattttgggaatcataattatgtcacgcgaacgtgtacacaatcacgatAATAGATTAAAACGCGTCTAAAGCATTCTACGAATATTTATAAGTTACTATTTTAGGCTAACTTTGAGATTATTTGTGAAGGATtatggaaagaaaaaaaaataatggtAAACGTGAGAGTTTTATTCTAATCATTTGAACTTGTGGCATTTTGAGCCAATCTTAAAATGCCCAAAGTGTTCATTCTTATTACAAAAAATCAGATCAGATCACCACAACGATTTAAACATCAATTCAATATTGCACAAATAACCATCCTAATGAATTACAGTCATtcttgaacttcaaacttccattACACTATGTTTAGACAGTGCAGTTGCAAAATTCATTATCCAAACAAAGTTTTACACGCTATCTCGTATTCAACATGCTTGCTGATATTTCAATCGTCTTTAGGACCAAGTTTGAGCTGATAAACATACAATAAACCTGAGGTGACTTAATGACAAAACAACAGTAACTCTAAATAAGGAGGTTAATCTGATTTAATCATGTATCCATTGTCAAAGTGTGATTCAAATCATATCATCCTTAACAATTGCATACCTCAGGGTCACTATGTGATACATATTCGAATACAGCTATCACATACTACAATGACAGAAATTCAGAATATAACAGATCAACAGAAATCAAGCTGTGAGCTAGTAATTTTGATTATCCACTGAAACCATAAATACAAAGGAGTTCAGACTGACCTACTTGAGCAAGGAAGATGTTGATATGAGCCAAATAAGGGTAGCAAATCAGTCCGAAGAGCTCGGCAAAGTAGATACAACAGATGCAACAACATATAATCGGCACAAACTTCAGAATCCCAGAAAAATGAGAAAACAAGGCAGTGGCAACTTCAAACAGTTTTGCTCttgatttttcctattttttgTATGAGATTTTTTTGTATTCAAAGATGCAGGAATCCGTGTATTTCTCTTTCTTCCAGATTCGAAACAAGCTCTACAGCTTCACTAAACTCTGAAACTccccaaaaaatgtaaaaaacgAATTGAAATTGAACCCAACTTTGTAACCTTGAATTTCAGATCTGAACTCTGTAATTTTAAGCTATTACTAGAGGCCTAAGCGTGTGTGAAAGGGAGGAGTGTGTATTAGTGAGAGGAATCAACAACGGCGGCTGCTAGGAGGATCAAGATGGATAAGGGGGAGGCTGCTTAGGGTTTTCTAAAAAGGGGGAAGGGATCTGTTGTCTTTCTCGGGTTTTGGAAAATGGGTGTTTTTATGAGAGGGGGATCCGGTTGGGCCAGTTAAGGAGATGGGCAAACTTAACCCATTAATTAAAACACCCAATTTCAAATTGATTTTGCAAAAATGACCTATTTAACTAATTGAATCTAAAAATGCAAAAACGAAGCAAGAATGATTGatgtgtattttttttattttatgtattatttatgcacttaatCTGTAACTAAATCCTAAAAATGcaatttaaaatctaaaatactatgaaattaagatttgaatattttttaatgatttacgatattcctaacatgcataaacaatgcgaataaatgcaaaacaaataaaagaaaggaaaaaaattctaatattctataacaacaataaaattattttggactatttttaggagtaatttcttATGTGGAGCAAAAATTTGGTGCTCACAATAACAATTCACTGTAAGTCTTCATTAATCACAACCATAAACAGCacgaaaagaaaggaaaataaaagcagaaaaggagaagaagataCCTCGAAGGACGTCTGAATACTGAATGGAGGCGGCAGTGGTGTTCTTCAGTTTGTGTACTCCAACTAGAAGTTGTCATATTTACTTTTAATTTTGCCTTTTAAGTTgtaggaaagaaaaaaaaaagaaatagaaatagaTTTAAATTTGGGTTCGAACAATAGCAAAAGGACTATATATTTTCCTTTCAAAATATAGAGTAACAATTTTGGTATTAACGAGAGTGTGAAtagatatttaaaaattaattaaattgtaCCCTATTGAATCGATTTttagtttcttttaataaaattatatatttttaatataaatttataattgtactgttaattagggtaggtttttatTTGGAAAAATGTATAAGTACCCCCTCACCTATACCCAAATTTCCAACTACACACTTTATCTTTGCGAAAATTTTATTACCccctaaatattttttaaatgaaATAAATACCACCCTAAAACTAAACAACCAAACTCTTGGCAAGTGGTGAATTGCACGCACTGCCACATGTATATTTAgtacttttttttattctttcttctttttcttatccCTTTTTCTTATTTCATATTATACTCAATTTTTTTTTAGGTTATTTTATTCTCTTGCTTTTTGTTTTGGTCACTGGTGGCATAAAATGGTGGTCGACGGAATTTCAAGGACTCCATTTTTTCCGGCGAATTTTTTTTTTTCGACGACAAATTTTTGTCCCGATCTAAGTGTGAGTTgctttatatataaaaataaataaattcttgAAAGTGTAATTTATGTGTGGGAGGAAtagcaaaataaagaaaaatgaaTATAAGCTGAAAATGGTAGTCAGAATTTCAAAGACCCCATTTTTTCCGGTGTAATTTTTTTTCCGGTGACGGATCAAAAAATAATGAGCTCCTCGAAAACTTTCTTGcaatcaaacaaagaaaattttgtcagttttgaaagtggtggttggtttgtggtctTGAGTTTTGGGCAGCTTGGCTTTTGCTCAATCAGCTTGAGTCAATTTCAAGAGACTTTTTGCTCTGTATCAACCCTGATTGTTTCACACCCAGCACCATTTGTATTTGTGGCTCAGTCAGCCTTATCTCAAAAAAGAGATTTCTTTTCTTTGATAACcttttctgatatcttgaatggctttgCTTTTAGAGTGATTTGTCTGCCAGAGAAAATCACGACTCGTAAGAGCCTTTTGCATGATGTGCACACCTCATAGTCATTGATGGATACTACAGAGAATCCCTAATTAATCTTgaggttatctttgcttgctCTACCCGAATAGGCTGACAAGagtattttttttggggggggggggagggggggggaagCCTTTGCATGAATCCCCAATGCATGTTGACTGTAAAAACTAAgtgtgctggccaaatttactttgtgcaactgaaaatttggtagcagattttgaaatcttttcttgcttgttttgacaaggactgactcagagtgaaggatacaatgatgcaaagaaacaagtattaacaagaaatgccccTGCCGGAAGGACAGAAGgaagatatttttttatttttttattatttttattttgcggtaactagccttaatgaacatgacatgcacttTAGACTTAACGGCCCGATCTATCAAACTAATCAAATCTTCCCTTTTATCATTCCTTGGGGTTTGAAACCAAGCTTCTTTGTGCCGATTATTTGCATCAGACTCACGACTCACTTTCAACTATTGGTGCCCCGaggggttttcactaacaagtcTCTCTCAATTATTTATCTCTATTTACCGTCGCCTTAAAGTGCATGtgaaggttttcaccaataagtctcttttctttttctatatttctttttttcccttttcttgATTCCTTGAGTGAGAACCGTGACCATGTCCCTCATATGACAACTATTGCTCATTCAAAACTGATCAAGAGGTCTTGTTTGAAAGTCTTTTGGGTATGGCTAGAAAGAAAGTGCGGCATGAAGGCTCAAAATAAACTCATTTGATGTGGTTGTatacttacaactcttggaatcgactcttttaAATGTGAAATAAAAAAATTCACCCAATTTTATATACCgatgatttttggatttttgttttgtctaaattcttatttggttggaccaaaccgtgtaaggctgcctacgtatcttttTTTAATGGAATCatgtcaaacgtagttcaaacatctgacctaactaATTTTTTCATCTTTCCTTCTTTGTCTTTTTTTCAAAACAAACTACTCCAACTTCTATTTTCTAGGGGCATGGAACTTTGcctgttcttttttctttttctttttcacttgaactttctaagagttgcACAAGTTTGTACTTTGGAATCATgaacttttcttttcattttttttttaaacttttgactctaaacttgattccaaaagagagtgatcaaagaaaataacacatgCTCAAAAGATgtaacaaagggtataaagtATTTGGGTAGCAGAAAAATGACATCTTAGCCTCGAGAATGCCAATTATGGTTTCCTTTCGCAACACAACATTGATGAACATGTCTGTCTTCTTGGTGTGTCATGGTCGAAAGATACTTTTCACCCAttaatgtcaaactttccaataaacttcaattgattcttcctcaaacccgacattcacaatgatttgaaggtaaagatcATTAACCTCCACGGGTAATTGTATTTGAGCTTTATTCCAAAGTGTTTAACTCTTTATTCATCCTCAAAAGTTTCTTTTTTTCATttatccaattcaagcttaaatcagtTTTTTAAGACCTGGCCAAAAAATTTGCATGCATGTCATATCATTAAAACTAGCGGGAAAAAAAACTAAGCATGGAATGACACAAAAGGAAAACTGTATTTCATTGAGTAAACAACAAGACAAACAACCTAAAATTCGAGTTACAACCCTAATATAACCCGGCTaatgaaaataacaataaaacAGACAGACAAGACTCACACAAACAGAAAGGGAGAAGAAGATACCTCGAAGGACGTCTGAATATGGAATGGAGGCGGCAGTGGTGTTCTTCAGTTTGTATATTCCAACTAGAAGTTGCCCTATTTACTTTTAATTTTGCCCTTTGAAGTtgtaagaaagaaaagaaaaaataaatagaaatagaTTAAGATTTGGGTTCGAACAATAGCAAAAGGACTATATATTTTCCTTTCAAAATATAAAGTAACAATTTTGGTGTTAACGAGAGTGTCAATAGATATTTAAAAATAAACTAAATCGTACCTTATTGAATCaaattttaggtttcttttaataaaattatatacttttttatataaatttataattgtaCCGTTAATTAGGGTGGGTGTTTATTTGGAAAAATGCATAAGTACCCCCTGGCCTATACCTAGATTTCCAGCAACACACTTTATCTTTGCGAGAATCCTattactccccccccccccccaaactttTTTTTAAATGGAATAAATACCACCCTAAAACTAGACAAC is a window from the Nicotiana tomentosiformis chromosome 10, ASM39032v3, whole genome shotgun sequence genome containing:
- the LOC104098462 gene encoding DEAD-box ATP-dependent RNA helicase 10-like isoform X1, producing MEESKEEAKSFKELGVSDQLIEACDNLGWKTPSKIQVEAIPHAFEGKDLIGLAQTGSGKTGAFAIPILQALLDSPHAFYACVLSPTRELAIQIAEQFEALGSGVGVKCAVLVGGIGPVQQSIALGKRPHIVVATPGRLLDHLANTKGFSLRTIKYLVLDEADRLLDEEFEKALDKILHAIPHDRRTYLFSATMSNKVKKLQRACLRNPVKIEAASKYSTVDTLKQQFRFLPAKYKDCYLVYILAEKSGSTSMVFTRTCDATRLLALMLRNLGLRAIPISGQMTQENRFGALNKFKAGECNILICTDVASRGIDIPSVDMVINYDIPTNSKDYIHRVGRTARAGRSGVAISLVNQYDVEWYIQIEKLIAKKLAEYPANEEEVLLLLERVTEAKRISQMKIKESGGKRKHRGGDDADEEIDRYLGGKKGKLSKKPKRIYD
- the LOC104098462 gene encoding DEAD-box ATP-dependent RNA helicase 10-like isoform X2, translated to MEESKEEAKSFKELGVSDQLIEACDNLGWKTPSKIQVEAIPHAFEGKDLIGLAQTGSGKTGAFAIPILQALLDSPHAFYACVLSPTRELAIQIAEQFEALGSGVGVKCAVLVGGIGPVQQSIALGKRPHIVVATPGRLLDHLANTKGFSLRTIKYLVLDEADRLLDEEFEKALDKILHAIPHDRRTYLFSATMSNKIEAASKYSTVDTLKQQFRFLPAKYKDCYLVYILAEKSGSTSMVFTRTCDATRLLALMLRNLGLRAIPISGQMTQENRFGALNKFKAGECNILICTDVASRGIDIPSVDMVINYDIPTNSKDYIHRVGRTARAGRSGVAISLVNQYDVEWYIQIEKLIAKKLAEYPANEEEVLLLLERVTEAKRISQMKIKESGGKRKHRGGDDADEEIDRYLGGKKGKLSKKPKRIYD